Sequence from the Candidatus Zixiibacteriota bacterium genome:
GATTGTACCAAGCGGTATTACCGATCCCACCATGCGTATAAACGAAGACGCGTTCCTGCCAGGACGGAACCTTCTTTTATTGCTTTGCGGCGCTGCCTACGCTTACAGTGTACAAGCGGATGGCGTGGTAATAGGTTTGCTCAATCCTGAAGATTGTCTATTCCCGGATCAGACACTCGATTTTCTTCGTAAAACCGAAGACATGATCGAGACAGCCATGAAAAAGCGAATTGCAGTGCTCGCGCCTTTAATAGAGTTCACGAAGGCAGATATTCTGTCACTGGCAACAGCGCGTGGGTTACAAGATACGTATTCCTGCCACGCCGGGGGGAATGAGCCCTGCGGGAAATGCGTGGCATGTATTGAGATTGCAAATGCAAAGGAAAGGAGCTGAAAGATGGGTGGAGGTGGCGGAGGCGGCCGCGGACTGACTCCCAGCGAGCTTCAACAGTTGGAGCAAAAGGCCAAAGAATCTCTGAAGACGAGTGGCGACACGAGTAAATGCAACGTGTTCATTAGCTTTGCGGCCGAAGATTTGACAGACGTCAATATGCTTCGAGCGCAGGCAAAAAATGAAAATTCGGATATTGAATTCAACGACTGGTCATTGAAAAAGCCCTTCGACAGCAAGGATGCTGAATATGTAAAGCGAGGCATACGTGAGCGCATTCGGCAATGCTCGGTCACTGTCGTATACATATCCGAGAAGACTGCAGACAGCAAATGGGTTAATTGGGAAATCCGTGAGACAATTGCTTTGGGCAAAGGCGTGGTGGCTATGTATAAAGGCGATAGACCTCCTTCTCGTTTGCCTAAGGCTATTTCCGAGAACAAGGTGCCTGTAGTACCTTGGAACCAAAAGGCATTGGCTGTAGCGATAAAGACTCAGGCGCAGAAAAAGTAGTTAGCAGCGCTTTGAAGTAAGAAGGCGAACGTCAAAAGATATGATCCAGGATTTGGAACAGATTGAGTATCGCCGGGGTATGCTCGAAAAAGGCATGAAACCTGACGATCTTCCAGCAAAAATATGGTGTGGAGCCAGAATTCCTGCGGTTGTACGCACCGCGATCAATACTGAGGGCTTGCTTAATCTCGGTGGCGTTTACGGGGACAAGA
This genomic interval carries:
- a CDS encoding 7-cyano-7-deazaguanine synthase, producing the protein IVPSGITDPTMRINEDAFLPGRNLLLLLCGAAYAYSVQADGVVIGLLNPEDCLFPDQTLDFLRKTEDMIETAMKKRIAVLAPLIEFTKADILSLATARGLQDTYSCHAGGNEPCGKCVACIEIANAKERS
- a CDS encoding TIR domain-containing protein, which codes for MGGGGGGGRGLTPSELQQLEQKAKESLKTSGDTSKCNVFISFAAEDLTDVNMLRAQAKNENSDIEFNDWSLKKPFDSKDAEYVKRGIRERIRQCSVTVVYISEKTADSKWVNWEIRETIALGKGVVAMYKGDRPPSRLPKAISENKVPVVPWNQKALAVAIKTQAQKK